The Acinonyx jubatus isolate Ajub_Pintada_27869175 chromosome D1, VMU_Ajub_asm_v1.0, whole genome shotgun sequence genome includes a window with the following:
- the JAM3 gene encoding junctional adhesion molecule C isoform X2, with protein sequence MVMGHSNSSCSRGCLIGAVNLKSSNRTPVVQEFESVELSCIITDSQTNDPRIEWKKIQDDRTAYVFFDNRIQGDLAGRAELLGKTSLRIWNVTRTDSALYRCEVVARNDRKEIDEIVIELTVQVKPVPPVCRVPKAVPVGKTATLQCQESEGFPRPHYSWYRNDVPLPTDSRANPRFRNSSFLLNSETGTLVFSAVHKEDSGQYYCIASNDAGSARCEEQMMEVYDLNIGGIIGGILVVLAVLALITVGICCAYRRGYFINNKQNGESYKSPGKSDGVNYVRTEEEGDFRHKSSFVI encoded by the exons gttGCTTGATTGGGGCTGTGAATCTCAAATCCAGCAACCGAACCCCAGTGGTACAAGAATTTGAAA GTGTGGAACTCTCTTGTATCATTACGGATTCACAGACAAATGACCCCAGGATTGAATGGAAGAAAATTCAAGATGACCGAACTGCATATGTGTTTTTTGACAACAGAATCCAGG GAGATTTGGCAGGTCGTGCAGAATTATTGGGTAAAACGTCTTTAAGGATCTGGAATGTGACCCGGACAGACTCAGCCCTTTATCGCTGTGAAGTGGTTGCTCGAAATGACCGCAAAGAAATTGATGAAATTGTCATTGAGTTAACTGTGCAAG TGAAGCCAGTACCTCCTGTGTGCAGAGTACCAAAGGCTGTACCCGTGGGCAAGACAGCCACGCTGCAGTGCCAGGAGAGTGAGGGCTTCCCCCGGCCTCACTACAGCTGGTATCGAAATGACGTGCCGCTGCCCACAGATTCCAGAGCCAATCCCAGATTTCGAAACTCCTCTTTTCTGTTAAACTCTGAAACAGGCACTCTG GTTTTCAGTGCTGTTCACAAGGAAGACTCTGGGCAGTATTACTGCATTGCTTCTAATGATGCAGGCTCAGCCAGGTGTGAGGAGCAGATGATGGAAGTCT ATGACCTGAACATTGGTGGCATTATTGGGGGGATCCTGGTGGTGCTTGCTGTACTGGCCCTGATAACAGTAGGCATCTGCTGTGCATACAGACGGGGTTACTTCATCAATAATAAGCAGAATGGTGAAAG TTACAAGAGTCCGGGGAAGTCAGATGGAGTTAACTATGTCAGGACAGAGGAAGAG GGCGACTTCAGACACAAGTCATCATTTGTGATCTGA
- the JAM3 gene encoding junctional adhesion molecule C isoform X1 yields MALRRRPTVRLCGRLSDFFLLLLFRGCLIGAVNLKSSNRTPVVQEFESVELSCIITDSQTNDPRIEWKKIQDDRTAYVFFDNRIQGDLAGRAELLGKTSLRIWNVTRTDSALYRCEVVARNDRKEIDEIVIELTVQVKPVPPVCRVPKAVPVGKTATLQCQESEGFPRPHYSWYRNDVPLPTDSRANPRFRNSSFLLNSETGTLVFSAVHKEDSGQYYCIASNDAGSARCEEQMMEVYDLNIGGIIGGILVVLAVLALITVGICCAYRRGYFINNKQNGESYKSPGKSDGVNYVRTEEEGDFRHKSSFVI; encoded by the exons gttGCTTGATTGGGGCTGTGAATCTCAAATCCAGCAACCGAACCCCAGTGGTACAAGAATTTGAAA GTGTGGAACTCTCTTGTATCATTACGGATTCACAGACAAATGACCCCAGGATTGAATGGAAGAAAATTCAAGATGACCGAACTGCATATGTGTTTTTTGACAACAGAATCCAGG GAGATTTGGCAGGTCGTGCAGAATTATTGGGTAAAACGTCTTTAAGGATCTGGAATGTGACCCGGACAGACTCAGCCCTTTATCGCTGTGAAGTGGTTGCTCGAAATGACCGCAAAGAAATTGATGAAATTGTCATTGAGTTAACTGTGCAAG TGAAGCCAGTACCTCCTGTGTGCAGAGTACCAAAGGCTGTACCCGTGGGCAAGACAGCCACGCTGCAGTGCCAGGAGAGTGAGGGCTTCCCCCGGCCTCACTACAGCTGGTATCGAAATGACGTGCCGCTGCCCACAGATTCCAGAGCCAATCCCAGATTTCGAAACTCCTCTTTTCTGTTAAACTCTGAAACAGGCACTCTG GTTTTCAGTGCTGTTCACAAGGAAGACTCTGGGCAGTATTACTGCATTGCTTCTAATGATGCAGGCTCAGCCAGGTGTGAGGAGCAGATGATGGAAGTCT ATGACCTGAACATTGGTGGCATTATTGGGGGGATCCTGGTGGTGCTTGCTGTACTGGCCCTGATAACAGTAGGCATCTGCTGTGCATACAGACGGGGTTACTTCATCAATAATAAGCAGAATGGTGAAAG TTACAAGAGTCCGGGGAAGTCAGATGGAGTTAACTATGTCAGGACAGAGGAAGAG GGCGACTTCAGACACAAGTCATCATTTGTGATCTGA